In the Desulfuromonas sp. DDH964 genome, TGGAATCGAATGCGGCCGCACAACTGTCCGGTCGGCCCAATCCAGTAGCTTATCTTTATACCCGGGCCAGAACGGCTTTGCCGCAGGCATCGATGGAGGGGTATTCGTCGCTCTCGGTGATCTCGGAAAAGACCCCGTCGTAGGGAGAGCGGGACAGCCGGTGGTATTCGAGAAAATCCGCCGGAAGCGAAGTGGCCCCGGCCTCAACCAAACGGTTGACCACCCAGGCAGCCTCATCCTTGCGGTCGGCAAGCCCGTTCGGTCCCCGGTCGAGGTAGTACATCTCCACATCCAGGCCGGGTCCCGGCCCCTGAACCCAGACGCCCACGGACACGTATTCCGGGACGGTGGCTTGCCGGTCGGCGAGTATCGAGTCGATCATATAGCGCAGTTTCATGACCAGTCCTCCGCGATCCGGAGATGTTCGGCCAGAAGCTGGTCGTCGATCCGGCGGAATCTCTCGGCATTTTTCCGGCGGTAGGCGGTCCAGCGTTGCCAGTCCGCCGCGAGCTCTGGCTCCGAGACCGGCTCGATCATTTCGACATGGTGAATCCGGCCCAGATCGTCGGTCAGCTCGACAATCAGCCAGCCTTCGGCCTCCTTGCCGTCATGTTCGGCCATCAGGGTGTCTTCGACCCGGACATCGACCACTTTGATGGTGTGGGCGTGCTGAAAACCCTCGTCGTAACCGAGCGCCTTCCACAACAGCCAGAAATCGGTGCGCAGATGGTTGCCAGCGGTGTCGAAATGGGGTGCGATCCGGGTGACGGTGAAGCTGTCCACCAGGGTATCCAGAAAGAGATCCCCGGATTCCCTTACGGTCATGCGGCTGCCCCGGTTGTTGAACCAGTGCAGCGCTTCCTGCAGCCGCTGTTTCTCTTGTTCGATAAAGTTTTTCATGGTCATTGTTTGCGTTTGCTCCAGCTTTGAGGAGTATGGACGATGTCCTCCACCTTGCGCCCGTCGGGTAGTTTCTTGATGCCGCGCCGGGTGAAACTCTGGATGATCTCCCGGCGTTCGTTGTCGCTTCTGGCGACGATGAATTCGATGTTGTCCAGCAGCGTCACCGAGTATTTGAAGATGGTCTCGTTACCATGGCGCTGCGAGAACCGCTTCCAGTCGTCGATGCTGGCCCCCCGGTTGCGCTGCACGTAGTCATCAATCACCTTGCCGTAGGCGTCATGGTCATAACTGATAGCGTCCATGCGCCGCAGCATCTGTTTCTTGAAGTAGAGGGCCGGTGAGGCGTCGCTGGCCGGTTGCTTCTTCCTGAATCAGTGAGCTTACAATCGTAATTTCTTGTTTTATCTTTGACAATTAGCTGATTTTGTTGATCTTTTCTGCTATTATAGAGCCGCCTCAAACTTCACCCAAGGAGATTTTTTCGTGACGTTTCCGCGGTTCAACATCGAGCAGTCCGACAGCGAATTCTACACCTCCCAGTCCGGCGTGGCCCTGGTCGGCCTGGCGGTCAACAGGTTCACGTCGTTAAACTCGCGGGTCAACAAGGCGGCGCCCTGCAAGGGCGTTGCCACGGCCGATGTGCTGCGTTGCTATCTCGGCCTGCTCTGCCAGGGCAAGAGCGACTTCGAGGCGATCCGGCCTTTTTTCGAGGATGACGAGTTTTTCGCTGCGGCCCTCGGCGTCAACAAGGTCCCGTCACCGGAGACCCTGCGTCAGCGAATGGATGCCGTCGCCGAGGCGACGATGCGCATTGTCGACTTCTGTACGGTTGAGTTTCTCAAAAAAGCCAAGGCCGAGTTCTCGACGCTTGAGACCGGGCACATGCCGCTGGATTTGGACGTCTTCACCCAGGACAACTCCAACACCAAGAAAGAGGGGGCCTCCTGGACCTACCGCAAGTTCCACGGCTTCGCCCCGATCGCCGCCTGGCTGGGCTTGGAGGGGTGGTGTCTGGAGATCGAGCACCGTCCCGGGTCCCAGCATGCCCAGGAGGGCTTTGTCCCCTTTTTGCTGCGGGCGATTCACAAAAGCCGGCAGTTGACCGAAGCTCCCCTGCTGGTGCGACTGGACAGCGCCCACGATGCCATTGCGACTCTGGTGGCTCTCAAGGAAGAGAAGGTCGACTTCATCGTCAAGTGGAATCCCCGAGGGACCGACGTGCCGGCCAGAGCCAGCGAGGTCTTTGCCCACGGCAAGATGATCAAGCAGGATAAGACCGGCCGCATCGCCATCATGACGGAAACGGTCGAGCGCGCCTTCAAGGATGAGGATGACAAGTACCAGACTCTCAAGGTCCGCCGTGTGCTGCGGGCCACGGAACGCTATTTCGAAAAAGACGGCACCCCGCTGCTGGTCCCGGACATTGAAATCGAGGGCTGGTGGACCAGCCTCTCAAGCGCCAAGGACAAGGTGATCGAACTGTACAAGGGACACGCCCTGTGCGAGCAGTATCACTCCGAGCTTAAAAGCGATATGGATCTGGAACGTCTGCCGTCAGGCAAGTTCGCCACCAACACCCTGGTCATGCACTGTGCCGGGCTGGCCTACAACATTCTGCGGGCTGTGGGCCAGGTCGGC is a window encoding:
- a CDS encoding IS1380 family transposase, whose protein sequence is MTFPRFNIEQSDSEFYTSQSGVALVGLAVNRFTSLNSRVNKAAPCKGVATADVLRCYLGLLCQGKSDFEAIRPFFEDDEFFAAALGVNKVPSPETLRQRMDAVAEATMRIVDFCTVEFLKKAKAEFSTLETGHMPLDLDVFTQDNSNTKKEGASWTYRKFHGFAPIAAWLGLEGWCLEIEHRPGSQHAQEGFVPFLLRAIHKSRQLTEAPLLVRLDSAHDAIATLVALKEEKVDFIVKWNPRGTDVPARASEVFAHGKMIKQDKTGRIAIMTETVERAFKDEDDKYQTLKVRRVLRATERYFEKDGTPLLVPDIEIEGWWTSLSSAKDKVIELYKGHALCEQYHSELKSDMDLERLPSGKFATNTLVMHCAGLAYNILRAVGQVGLMTGKQRRRAKQRRRLKTVIQDLVYFAGRFIRHAHALTLRFSRHAHDQYDAFSRTYRRFAYG